The stretch of DNA TATGTGTTGTCTTAACGCATAATTCGTTTTTTTATGCCTCTAAATCTGTCCATAAGTCTTGGGCTGACAAATGATAATTTCCTCGCTCATCAATGACTTCTTTTAACAATTGTTTGGTACGATTCCAATTGCCATATTCTGCATTCAGCAACGCTAAAAACCAAGCAGCATCCAAAGCAAAAACAGATTCTTTGAAGCCATAAACTAAATCTAAATTTTCCTGTGCCAAGCTATATTCTTTTTCCTGCAAATAGATAAGACCAATTCTCAACAATAATTCCATATTATTGGGATCTTCTTGCAATAAATTTTGATAATGCGCTAAAGCGACCAACCTTTTTCCTTCTCTAAATCGTTTATCTATACGAGCAATCGCTCCTCCTGTTATTGCCGTCTTATTTGACGGTTCCAACACCACAACTCCTCTATGGGCATATAAAGATAGGTCAACTTTATTCATATAGATATGAACCTTATTAATTGCAGCAGTAGACTTCCAATAAGCATACCCAGAACTAATTAGCAGAACAATAAAAATTGTAATAATAAAAATTGTTGTTTTGGTCATATTTTTGATAGAATAAAGCAATAGTGGAAAACTAGTCCTTAAAATTGCTAATAAACGAGTTAAAAGACAAATTAGTTGCCAATAATTAGATACTTTTTAAGGATTAAATCTACTGCTTCTGCTTATCAATCCTTGGTCTTATGCTATCTTATCCATTATAAATAAAATAGTCATATAGTCAGGGAA from Aureispira anguillae encodes:
- a CDS encoding tetratricopeptide repeat protein, encoding MTKTTIFIITIFIVLLISSGYAYWKSTAAINKVHIYMNKVDLSLYAHRGVVVLEPSNKTAITGGAIARIDKRFREGKRLVALAHYQNLLQEDPNNMELLLRIGLIYLQEKEYSLAQENLDLVYGFKESVFALDAAWFLALLNAEYGNWNRTKQLLKEVIDERGNYHLSAQDLWTDLEA